The following DNA comes from Pongo pygmaeus isolate AG05252 chromosome 9, NHGRI_mPonPyg2-v2.0_pri, whole genome shotgun sequence.
CTCTGTGGGCACAGACCCCGACCGACCGACTGAACGAGGGGGAGGGCAGGGAGAGTATGGAACACAGGTAGGTAAGAGGAGGGTTCCACCGCCACTGTATCTTCCTTGCCCCGGGGGATCCCCTTTGTCCCGGGTCACCGCCCTCTCCCCCGGGCTCCGGGGCCACACTTACCAGTCCAGTGAGAAGGGGGCTTGGCCGAGGACCCCAGCAGCGGGGGGAGGGGGTCAGGGGAGGCCACAGCAGCCAGGGCCCCGCCCCTCTGCTCACCCCCataccttccctccctcccagtcCCCACCTCCGCTCTTCAGTTCCCGCCTGTCTCTTTACGCAAAGTCCAGACCCTATCTGGCTGCACTGCAGTTGTCCCGACTGGGCGGCCCCACTCACGCCACACCCAGCTGCCCCCGGCCCAGCACACCAACACCTCTGCGGCCGCTGCAGGGGGCCGGCCCCGAGGCACCCACACATCCCCACTGGGTGGCTCCGAGGAGCCCGGGTCCTCGGGAGATACCCCCCAGCCTGGCCCTGTGCCTCCGCCCGGGGCGCCGCCCCAACTCTGAGCCCTTGGGGGTCTCCGGGGCACCCAGACTGGCCCTGTGTCTGCTGGCCGCCGAGCCCGCTCCACCCACACCACCTCTCCCGGTGGAGTTCTCGGCCTACGGCGTCCCCAAGCCCGACCACCACGGAGACCACCCCCGCGAGGACGCCCGGGGCCATTACTCGGGCCGGGCTCCTCACTTGGCTCCTTGGCACCGCCCTTCGGAGGACGCGGTGCCGCCCCCGGGCCTGCAGCCCCGCCTTCGACAGAACTAGACCCCTTTTCCGGAGCCGTAGCCACGCCACTCACCAGCTGAAGCCCCGCCCCCAGCGCCTGCGCTCCGTCCCCCTCTGCTTCCGACCCCCAGGCTCCGCCTTTcacctcctccagctcctccttcAAGAGCCAGGCTCCGTCCCCCGACCCTCCTAGCTCCGCCCCCCGCCGCCGCCGGGCTCCGCCTTCCACTGGCACCAGCTCGGAGGTCCCACCCGTCCCGGTTCCACGCCCCGCCCCGAGTCCCAGGACTCCGCCCCGTGCGGCGTGAGAACCCTCCCCCTGCGGCATCTCCGGCAGCTCCGGCCCCCACCCCCAATTTCCTCGTCACCTAGCTCTCGTTGACACTCGGAGCCCGGTCCGCTCCTGCCCGGCCTGATCCAGCCTGCCCTCTTGCACCCCGGCTCCCCCCAGCCCGGGCTGTGGCCGCCGCTCACCTCCTCGCCGCGCCCCCGGAGTCAACCCCGGTGGTGCTGCCGCCTCTGCGCAGGCGCGTCCTCGTCTCTACCAGGCCGGGCCACGCCGCCCTCCCTCATTGGACCGTGCGAAACCCGCGGCCACACGCCCGCTGGCGCGGGTCTTTCCCTAGCCCCGCCCCCGCGACGCCGCTGCTCTGCGTCACTTCCGGCGGAGCGGTAGTCTGTAAGGTTAGGTGAAAGTGACTTCCGAAAAGGCCGGAGACACTTCCGGCCGAGGTGATAGTAAGGTCAGGCGGGCGTGGGTTCCCGGAGGGGGTCTTGAGGCGCCATTTCAAGTCACCCCCATCCTCTCCCACAGCACTCCTGTTTTCCCCGGCCTCATCATGGCCCACAGCCCTCAGTCGCTGTGGAGCCTGGGCTTCACAGTGACACTCACGTTTGAATTCGCGGTCGGCTGTGTGCTTGGTAGAATTTGTCATCCAACACAGGCGTGTAACACGGGCTTGATGACACCCACCCCACAGGGCCCCGGCAGGACCGAGATGATGTCCAATGACAAACCCTGACTTCCAGCCAATGCTCCCGCCCACGTCTCTCTCCCAGGAGCCAGGCTTACCTCTACCTGTGCACCTGGGCTGTGACTCATGACTGGAATGATCTGGCTGGGTCTGTTCCCCGACCAGACATATTTTCAGGAGCCCCAGCAGCCACCAAACATCTGTCAACTGAAGTAATGAACCTGCAGTTGAGAGGCAGCTAAACCTAGGTTGAAGGTTAGGGAGACAGCTGATTTGAGGTCAAATCCCCCTGGCCAGTTAGattttctgagcctgtttcctcaatTATAAAAGGAAGACAATCATGATGTTGACCTCAGAATtgaggaggaagtgaggaggtgCATGTGAAGCATTGTGTGTGTCTGGTGGGGCTAACTGGGCTCTGGAGGTGGTAGCTCTGGGGCCCTAACCCCTCTCTGCCTCACGCTAATTGACCTATGGCATGTCCAGTGACATCATGACTGAGAAAATGATTTGAAAGCAGTAATCGCTGTCAGGAACTGTCTCCTGGTTCAACCCACTCCTGCCTTAGGCCCACTAAGATCATACCCACATGCTCTGACCCAACACCTCAGAGAAAGCCTCCATTAGGGTAGCTGCCCCTCCTAATGGCTGCCCAATTGAGTTAACTCTGCCCTGAATGTCCTGCTTCAGCAGGCAAAGCAGTGATGCCCAAGGTTGGCCTTTCATCCACCCCAAACCACTCAGCCCTGGGCACTGAAGGCTGCAGGGAGAAGGgtaggggctgggcctgggctgggataGACAAGTCAGGAGAATCTCAGGCAGCAACCGATGAAGGGACCTGCAGGGTGCGAGGGAGGTGAGGGTAGAGAAAACTGTGTGGGTtgggcgggcgcagtggctcacgcctctaatctcagcactttgggaggcggaggcaggtggttcacctgaggtcaggagttcgagaccagcctggccaacacagtgaaacccatctctactaaaaatgcaaaaattagctgggcgtggtggtgggcgcctataatcccagctacttgggagactgaggcaggagaatcgcttgaacccaggagatggaggttgcagtgagtggagatcgcaccattgcactccagcctgggcgacagtgagactccgtcaaaaaaaaaaaaagaaaaacactgtgtGGGTTGGGTTGAGGGGAGCCTGCCGCCCAAACCAGGCCCACCAGCCCCAGAATTTTGGTGCTTCCGTTTCAGGGAGGTGGGAGTGAAGTTAAGACAGGGCAGGTGTTGGGGCTTTAGATTCAAGCTGCAGGGAACAAAAAGCAGCAGATGCTGAAAGTGCTGCCTGGCAGGAAGAACAAGTGTTCTTTTCTATTATGTAAAGATAGTCTCAAACTTCTCTGGGGCCTGAGGACGCCAACCACAGCAATCTTCTGTTCCCTCTATGTGCACATGTGGAAACTGCTGCTCAGAGAGGCAGGGGTAGTGACAAGCAAGGTCACTCAGCAGATCTGGGTCCTACCCCAAGCTCTCTGGCCACAGAAGGCCGTCTCCTTCCAGAAAAGAACCCCGGTGAAGAGCAGGAGGGCAGGCAGTCTGTATTGACTGGGCTGTCCCTGACTCCCATGCCTGGCAATAACTTGAAAGTGATGAATACATAATTCTGGCCCTGCCTGGGATCTGCTGTGGGGCCTTAGTCCTCATTTCCTCCATCTGCACGACGAGGGAGCAAGACAAGCTTTGGATTTAGTGATGCAGACATTCATGCCAAACCAGCCAGCCTGGACAGTGACAAACGGTGACACAGGCAGGGACAGCTCCTTCCATCTCTTTTATCAGGGTTGGGGGTCACAGTTCTTGTACCAAAGCCCAAATCCCATTATGCAGAGGTTTGGGTCTTCTTAGTGAGGGGAGGAAGAGCCAGTTGTAAGATGCTTACTTGCACAGGGCGGTTAGAAACTGAGACAGTACCCCATTCTCCCCTGAGCTGGTATATGACCCCCTTGCTGCCTCCCAGTCTCCTCTTCCAACTCTGTCCTGTTTGATGACGGCCTTAGGGAGACAAGGGATGGCAGAAGAGCCCTCTGAGAGGCCCAGGTCCTGGAGCAGCTTCTGCCTGGGCTGAGGTCTTGGGGGCTTGGCTGTTTTTTACCAGGCTCCTCTTTGTTCTCCCACTGGTATATAGCCTCTGAGGCAAGTCACCTTGCTGAGTCTGAAAAGCCATGTGTCACCTTCGCAGCTTCCGGCACCTGAGGAGGGAGGAAGTGATCTGTTCATGCTGGCTGGAGCGCAGCCTCAGCCCTGGACTCACGTGTGCCTCGGGCCCACTAAGATCACAACCTGAGCGTCCTGCCACACCACTCGGCCCTGGGCACTGGAGGCTGCAGGGGGAAGGATGAACCTTCTGCAAAGGCCATCCCCTCCTGACACTCCTCGGGAGCCCCCACTGGCCCGGCCCATATGATTTCACCCCATGGCCTCACTGCGGGACACGGATGGTGAGAAACACATCAGGTAAGGGTGGACGAGGGTTCCACTATGTCCCCTGGCCTCTTGAAGCCCATAGGTAAGGGTAGATGTCTACCACAggggcttctgggaaggcctgaACTGCAAGCTGGAAAAGCTGTATCCTACATTTCTACTCCAGGcagatgtcacctcctccaaGAGATCTCTGACCTCTGAAAGATGAGGCCAGGTACCCCTCACTACAGCCCTTGACATCCTCTGCTGGCATCGTCCCTCCTATAGCTGACTCCTGAGTTAGAATGTTGGGCTTGCTTACacagctccaggtgccagcagctgtttggtaaatatttgttcaacacATTCAACAGTTTCCCCTTCCCTGGCCCTCCTCCCACTGGCAGGCTCACCCTGGACCTGCTCCAGGACAGGGCCTTGGTGCCTTCCCAAACACACACCACCCCACAGACGCCTCACCTGCAGGTGTCTGGGTTGAGCTCTAAGCCCCGCCCTTGGCAACGGAGGAAGCTGCGGCGTcggcagcggcagcggcagcggcagGTCCGGGGGTCAGGGCGCTGGTGGCGCTGGGTGCAGCGTGGGCAGAGGGGCCTGGGGCTGGAGTGGGATGGGTGATGTCAGCTGGGGAGGGTGCTCCAGGGGCAGAGTCCCAGCCCGGAACAGAGCGGGGCTGGGGACGGTGGTGGGGAGTGGCAGCCCTAGGGAGGAGAAGCGACATGTCTGGGGTGGGAAGGAAGAGTCTTCCCTAGAGCTGGGGTCGGGGCAGAGAACACAGGCTTGGGGAGCAGAGGGAAAGGGAAAGTGAGGGACgggtgggaggagaaagaggagcaaCAGCTTCCGGACTCACTTGtactcccccagcccccactcaGCTGGAGTCCAAAAGACTCACCTGTCCGGCTTCACAGCACTGTCCTTTTTTTTAGGTCTGAAAAGTAAGAGAGATAGACACAGACAAAcaagaggaagatgaggaaatcCCAGCatcctattctctctctctctctctttttgagactATGTTtccctcttcttgcccaggctggagtgcagtggcgtggtctcggctcactgcaacctccacct
Coding sequences within:
- the LOC129008807 gene encoding translation initiation factor IF-2 — encoded protein: MPQGEGSHAARGGVLGLGAGRGTGTGGTSELVPVEGGARRRRGAELGGSGDGAWLLKEELEEVKGGAWGSEAEGDGAQALGAGLQLVSGVATAPEKGSSSVEGGAAGPGAAPRPPKGGAKEPSEEPGPSNGPGRPRGGGLRGGRAWGRRRPRTPPGEVVWVERARRPADTGPVWVPRRPPRAQSWGGAPGGGTGPGWGVSPEDPGSSEPPSGDVWVPRGRPPAAAAEVLVCWAGGSWVWREWGRPVGTTAVQPDRVWTLRKETGGN